Proteins from a single region of Labedella gwakjiensis:
- a CDS encoding GAF domain-containing SpoIIE family protein phosphatase, whose protein sequence is MREQIDDAVEKKRAQAVASTGLAGMDASERYDRITRAAQETFGVMIAVVNLVDDEAIETISPQPDGHKWISPFGTAFCEYTVRQDHILMVPDTAEDDRFRDRSAVVENGIRFYAGIPLSLEDDTAVGTLCLLDTAPRTLDGSEEDRLRAFGGWAQQALRDSTDRTAHTIDVSRATLDAFRVRDLQIHSLDLPWGDTSGDFHTHATGETLVNASLGDVMGKGAHAGRLGSLLAAGLADVDASPRMSLTRAQSAVHDTLDSEDAFVTVFHAVIDADADTVRFVDAGHGLSVLVRRDGQVLRLHSSDLPIGLQDVGAGWDELAVGLAVGDTLVSVSDGVLDLYDGTLAGLDALAADLRESVDVPRFLDRIVSRSTEEPPSDDVTVLVVSRVAE, encoded by the coding sequence ATGAGGGAACAAATCGATGATGCCGTCGAGAAGAAGCGAGCCCAGGCTGTGGCTTCGACCGGGCTCGCCGGCATGGACGCGTCGGAACGGTACGACCGGATCACACGCGCGGCGCAGGAGACGTTCGGCGTGATGATCGCCGTCGTCAATCTCGTCGACGACGAGGCGATCGAGACGATCTCCCCCCAGCCGGACGGACACAAATGGATCAGTCCGTTCGGCACCGCCTTCTGCGAGTACACGGTGCGCCAGGACCACATCCTGATGGTCCCCGACACTGCTGAGGACGACCGTTTCCGTGACCGGTCGGCCGTCGTGGAGAACGGGATCCGGTTCTACGCCGGCATACCCCTTTCACTCGAGGACGACACCGCTGTCGGAACTCTCTGTCTGCTCGACACGGCTCCGCGTACGCTCGACGGATCGGAGGAGGACCGTTTGCGTGCCTTCGGCGGCTGGGCGCAGCAGGCGCTGCGCGACAGCACGGATCGCACGGCGCACACGATCGATGTGTCGCGTGCGACTCTCGATGCCTTCCGCGTCCGCGACCTGCAGATCCATTCGCTCGACCTTCCGTGGGGCGATACGAGTGGCGACTTCCACACGCACGCGACAGGCGAGACGCTTGTGAACGCGAGCCTCGGAGATGTCATGGGCAAGGGTGCACACGCCGGTCGTCTCGGGTCGCTCCTCGCTGCCGGATTGGCCGACGTCGATGCGTCCCCCCGCATGAGCCTCACGAGGGCGCAGTCGGCGGTGCACGACACCCTCGACTCGGAGGACGCGTTCGTCACGGTCTTCCACGCCGTGATCGACGCGGATGCGGATACGGTGCGATTCGTCGACGCCGGCCATGGGCTGAGCGTGCTCGTCAGGCGTGATGGTCAAGTCCTCCGTCTCCATTCCTCGGATCTGCCGATCGGCCTGCAGGACGTCGGCGCGGGGTGGGACGAGCTCGCGGTGGGCCTCGCCGTCGGCGACACTCTCGTGTCCGTGTCGGACGGCGTCCTCGATCTGTATGACGGCACCCTCGCCGGACTGGACGCTCTCGCGGCGGACCTCCGCGAGAGCGTCGACGTGCCGCGGTTCCTCGACCGCATCGTGTCGCGGTCGACCGAGGAGCCGCCCAGCGATGACGTCACGGTGCTGGTCGTCTCCCGCGTCGCCGAGTGA
- a CDS encoding glycosyltransferase, whose protein sequence is MLILRIVALATVALGVNYVAWRWLDSVNWDAWWIAVPLVVAETYSLIDVALFALTMWRARERPAPPPAPTGLTADVFIATYNEPVELVATTARAARDIRYPHNTYILDDGDRPAMRAAAAELGVGYITRGTEWSGRPRHAKAGNINNALMQTTGEFLLILDADMIPRPEILDRTLGYFTDDEVALVQTPQVFSNVATGDPLGSQAPLFYGPIQEGKDGWNAAFFCGSNAVLRREALMQLGIVGYVRAADRAVVATLRDASRIVRRARRRAEPESPAGAALATTAAALTEARRQLGNGEPLGEITYTLQRRVREASAGIVTDDLRAIQADLAEIDRLAGDDASPDHGDVNGLVEALSTRELSPLNALEAVQLAVRSVDVDRGDEAQAVMPLATISVTEDMATSMRLHALGWKSVFHKELLADGLAPEDLGTALTQRLRWAQGTMQVFLRENPLFSSGMSIAQRLMYLSTMWSYLVGFATIVYLAAPVVFLVFGVLPVKSWAPEFFWHFIPFFVVNQILFLVAARGLPTWRGQQYSLALFPIWIRACVTAFNNVVLKLPLDFAVTPKTRQSQAKRPWAKIRWQLAAAVVLLISVIIGIIRVVILGDEVIGTVVNIVWVAYDFVCLSVLVSAVRYRGFQPEPGVETDATRTTKE, encoded by the coding sequence ATGCTCATCCTCCGCATCGTGGCGCTCGCCACCGTGGCACTCGGCGTGAACTATGTGGCCTGGCGGTGGCTCGACTCGGTCAACTGGGACGCGTGGTGGATCGCGGTGCCGCTCGTCGTCGCCGAGACCTACAGCCTCATCGACGTGGCCCTGTTCGCCCTCACGATGTGGCGAGCCCGAGAGCGACCAGCACCCCCGCCCGCACCCACCGGGCTGACCGCCGACGTCTTCATCGCGACGTACAACGAACCGGTGGAGCTCGTGGCAACGACCGCCCGAGCCGCTCGCGACATCCGCTACCCGCACAACACGTACATTCTCGACGACGGCGACAGACCGGCCATGCGTGCGGCCGCAGCCGAACTCGGCGTCGGCTACATAACGCGTGGCACCGAATGGTCGGGGCGGCCCCGTCATGCCAAAGCCGGCAATATCAACAACGCACTCATGCAGACGACGGGCGAGTTCCTGCTGATCCTCGATGCGGACATGATCCCGAGGCCCGAGATCCTGGACCGCACGCTCGGGTACTTCACCGACGACGAGGTCGCACTCGTGCAGACACCGCAGGTTTTCAGCAACGTCGCCACTGGCGACCCGCTCGGCAGCCAGGCCCCGCTGTTCTACGGCCCCATCCAGGAGGGGAAGGACGGGTGGAACGCCGCTTTCTTCTGCGGTTCCAATGCCGTCCTCCGACGCGAAGCCCTCATGCAGCTCGGCATCGTCGGGTACGTGCGGGCGGCGGATCGGGCGGTCGTGGCGACGCTGCGCGACGCGTCGCGCATCGTCCGACGGGCGCGTCGCCGCGCGGAGCCGGAGAGTCCGGCGGGCGCCGCTCTGGCGACGACGGCCGCAGCGCTCACGGAAGCGCGACGTCAGCTCGGCAACGGAGAGCCGCTCGGGGAGATCACCTACACGTTGCAGCGCCGGGTGCGGGAGGCCTCGGCCGGAATCGTGACGGACGACCTGCGCGCCATCCAGGCCGACCTGGCGGAGATCGACCGACTCGCCGGCGACGACGCATCACCCGACCACGGCGATGTGAACGGACTGGTCGAGGCGCTCTCCACCCGCGAGCTCTCCCCGCTCAACGCTCTCGAGGCCGTTCAGCTCGCCGTGCGCAGCGTCGACGTCGACCGCGGCGACGAGGCCCAGGCCGTCATGCCCCTCGCGACCATCTCGGTCACCGAGGACATGGCGACATCCATGAGGCTCCACGCTCTCGGGTGGAAGAGCGTGTTCCACAAGGAGCTCCTCGCCGACGGACTCGCCCCCGAGGACCTCGGGACGGCTCTCACCCAGCGACTGCGTTGGGCGCAGGGAACGATGCAGGTCTTCCTCCGTGAGAATCCGCTCTTCAGCTCGGGGATGAGCATCGCACAGCGACTCATGTACTTATCGACGATGTGGAGCTACCTCGTCGGTTTCGCGACGATCGTGTACCTCGCGGCCCCCGTCGTCTTCCTCGTCTTCGGCGTGCTTCCCGTGAAGAGTTGGGCGCCGGAGTTCTTCTGGCATTTCATCCCGTTCTTCGTCGTCAATCAGATCCTGTTCCTCGTGGCCGCCAGAGGGCTGCCCACGTGGCGCGGCCAGCAGTACAGCCTTGCGCTCTTCCCCATTTGGATCCGAGCATGCGTCACCGCGTTCAACAACGTCGTCCTCAAGCTGCCCCTCGACTTCGCCGTGACACCGAAGACGCGACAGTCCCAGGCGAAACGCCCGTGGGCGAAAATCCGTTGGCAGCTCGCCGCGGCCGTCGTGCTCCTGATCTCGGTGATCATCGGGATCATCCGGGTCGTCATCCTGGGAGACGAGGTGATCGGCACGGTGGTGAACATCGTGTGGGTCGCCTACGATTTCGTCTGTCTCAGCGTGCTCGTGAGCGCCGTCCGGTATCGCGGCTTCCAGCCCGAACCCGGCGTCGAGACTGACGCCACCCGAACCACGAAGGAGTGA
- a CDS encoding STAS domain-containing protein, with protein sequence MDFRTENVGTDIAVIRGDGRLNMVSAPHLREQVTRAINAGRNRIVVDLAATSFIDSSGLGALVGSLKAARQADGDLRIAAPNDQVRMVLSLSNVDRVLRSYTDPGDAFSD encoded by the coding sequence ATGGACTTCAGGACCGAGAATGTCGGGACCGACATCGCGGTGATCCGCGGGGACGGCCGGCTCAACATGGTGTCGGCACCTCACCTTCGCGAGCAGGTGACGCGCGCTATCAATGCGGGGCGAAACCGGATCGTGGTGGATCTGGCCGCTACGTCGTTCATCGACTCGTCCGGCCTCGGTGCGCTCGTCGGCTCGCTGAAGGCGGCGCGTCAGGCCGACGGCGACCTGCGGATCGCTGCGCCCAACGATCAGGTGCGCATGGTGCTGAGTCTGTCGAACGTCGACCGGGTGCTGCGCAGCTATACGGACCCTGGAGATGCGTTCAGTGACTGA
- a CDS encoding ATP-binding protein — translation MTEFVSDLTSPPDTVDEVHSLLECMWEAEPLVSAGVRMRFETALIELATNVVQHADRGNGVAWTVRIASSETSLTAEIVDSNPSEGFTPSVRRSMPPDLAEEGRGLALVHLLVDSATFDATEHGGVWRIRLSRAMSAEG, via the coding sequence GTGACTGAGTTCGTCAGCGATCTGACCTCGCCTCCGGACACCGTGGACGAGGTGCATAGTCTGCTGGAGTGCATGTGGGAGGCGGAGCCACTGGTCTCGGCCGGGGTCCGCATGCGCTTCGAGACCGCCCTGATCGAACTGGCGACGAACGTCGTCCAGCATGCGGATCGCGGCAACGGTGTCGCGTGGACCGTGCGGATCGCGAGCTCGGAGACCAGCCTGACCGCCGAGATCGTCGATTCGAACCCGTCGGAGGGCTTCACACCGTCTGTGCGACGATCCATGCCCCCGGATCTTGCCGAGGAGGGCCGGGGGCTCGCTCTCGTCCACCTCCTGGTCGATTCCGCGACCTTCGACGCCACCGAGCACGGCGGCGTCTGGCGAATCCGGCTCAGCAGAGCGATGTCCGCCGAGGGATGA
- a CDS encoding hemolysin family protein, with product MNGDLLLNIALVVVFVLIGGVFAATEMALVTLRESQVNGIAARGKRGEKVAGLARNPNTFLSAVQIGVTVAGFASAAFGASSIAPYVSPLFVSLGLSEQASSTVATLVLTLAIAYLSLVLGELAPKRLAIQRNAQFAYAVAPVLSRFATLMRPVIWLLSISTNAVVRLLGGDPNKSSDELSDEELRDIVTSHEGLPEDERRILDDVLSLRDRQISEVMRPRPEVVALDGAGTIAEAMERVQDQPFSRYPVVDQSIDDIVGFVHVRDLFDAASVDATRSLSTVAREIEYLPSTARVLPTLTGMRAKNQQIAVVVDEYGGTDGIVTLEDLVEEVVGEIFDEYDTDLAPSALAEEGGLVDGRLNLQDFEEATGLDVPRGTWDTVAGFVVERLGRLATVGDTVELEGATIQVTAMDRRRISELLVTKHPSEDTDAQEPSE from the coding sequence ATGAACGGCGACCTCCTTCTCAACATCGCCCTCGTGGTCGTGTTCGTCCTCATCGGTGGTGTGTTCGCCGCCACCGAGATGGCGCTCGTCACGCTGCGCGAGAGCCAGGTCAACGGGATCGCCGCGCGCGGTAAGCGCGGCGAGAAGGTCGCCGGCCTCGCCCGCAACCCCAACACGTTCCTCTCCGCGGTCCAGATCGGTGTGACCGTGGCCGGTTTCGCGTCGGCCGCGTTCGGCGCATCGTCGATCGCGCCATACGTCTCGCCGCTCTTCGTCTCGCTCGGTCTGTCCGAGCAGGCCTCCTCCACCGTCGCGACCCTCGTGCTCACGCTCGCGATCGCGTACCTCTCTCTCGTGCTCGGCGAGCTCGCGCCCAAGCGGCTCGCGATCCAGAGGAACGCCCAGTTCGCCTACGCGGTCGCGCCCGTCCTCAGCCGATTCGCGACACTCATGCGCCCGGTCATCTGGCTGCTCTCCATCTCGACCAATGCGGTCGTGCGCCTGCTGGGCGGCGACCCCAATAAGTCGAGCGACGAACTCTCCGACGAGGAGCTGCGCGACATCGTCACGAGCCACGAGGGCCTCCCGGAGGACGAGCGCCGCATCCTCGACGACGTGCTCTCGCTGCGCGACCGTCAGATCAGCGAGGTCATGCGACCGCGTCCCGAGGTCGTCGCGCTCGACGGCGCCGGCACGATCGCCGAGGCGATGGAGCGGGTGCAGGACCAGCCGTTCTCCCGCTACCCCGTGGTCGACCAGTCGATCGACGACATCGTCGGCTTCGTGCACGTGCGCGACCTGTTCGACGCCGCGTCGGTGGACGCGACCCGTTCCCTCTCGACTGTCGCCCGTGAGATCGAGTACCTGCCGTCGACGGCGCGCGTCCTCCCCACGCTCACGGGCATGCGCGCCAAGAATCAGCAGATCGCGGTGGTCGTCGATGAATACGGTGGCACCGACGGCATCGTCACCCTCGAGGACCTCGTGGAGGAGGTCGTCGGTGAGATCTTCGACGAGTACGACACCGACCTGGCACCGAGCGCGCTCGCCGAGGAGGGCGGCCTCGTCGACGGGCGCCTCAACCTGCAGGACTTCGAGGAGGCCACTGGTCTCGACGTGCCGCGCGGCACGTGGGACACGGTCGCGGGCTTCGTGGTGGAGCGGTTGGGCCGCCTCGCGACGGTCGGTGACACGGTCGAGCTCGAGGGCGCGACGATCCAGGTCACCGCGATGGACCGCCGCCGCATCTCGGAGCTCCTCGTCACGAAGCACCCGTCTGAGGACACCGACGCCCAGGAGCCCTCCGAATGA
- a CDS encoding helix-turn-helix transcriptional regulator, with product MTSENAQTPHLAIDLKNAMNAEDWPRVAGLLTTEWVELMSSHRDLLTEVMRSLPNDVVERSPTLAATRAYAEFIPDAGPVRPTRFQAPVAAPQALLEILSFLTARSAGARMAGNHVDAVAAATEARRALTDATPVARLAVTHVLPDICVQWAISHFLAGDLSIAYEIFTEVYDGAVTTGNTRMAAESAGNCALILALTGTEKQVREWLCRLPPVEDLTDTVEDAGRIAEAFIAIDGLDRSRAEALALDLSRSHEVEHWALRLLVQARIALLWQPDTTVALSTLLGTVSAYPTAISETGLNGGVIALAEAELRLRAGDYVRARAAITRARGAAVHDDCPYLDVVDARISALTGRRPRARSVLTDVLARDPLPRIAVSARLVRGALSDNDAEVDREAVRHLVAHSGFEAVRVLVDRASWEGTSDALRERNDEVMFSPVFSDESTDLTRRERAVLRQIVDGSTVAEIAEAEHLSPHTVKKQLLAAYRKIGVGDRAAAVDAVHAAPWVLAE from the coding sequence ATGACGAGCGAAAACGCCCAGACCCCGCACCTCGCCATCGACCTGAAGAACGCGATGAACGCCGAGGATTGGCCCCGCGTCGCGGGCCTCCTCACCACGGAGTGGGTGGAGCTCATGTCCTCCCACCGTGACCTCCTCACAGAGGTGATGCGATCCCTACCGAACGACGTCGTCGAACGCAGTCCGACGCTCGCGGCCACGAGGGCGTACGCGGAGTTCATCCCGGACGCCGGTCCGGTCCGCCCGACGAGGTTCCAGGCACCCGTCGCCGCGCCGCAGGCCCTGCTCGAGATCCTGTCGTTCCTCACGGCCCGGTCCGCTGGCGCGCGCATGGCCGGGAATCACGTCGATGCCGTCGCCGCTGCGACGGAGGCCCGCCGTGCCCTCACGGACGCGACGCCGGTCGCACGGCTCGCTGTCACGCACGTGCTGCCGGACATCTGCGTGCAGTGGGCGATCAGTCACTTCCTGGCTGGAGACCTCAGCATCGCGTACGAGATCTTCACCGAGGTGTACGACGGCGCCGTCACGACGGGGAACACGCGGATGGCGGCCGAGTCCGCGGGCAATTGCGCCCTCATCCTCGCCTTGACGGGTACGGAGAAGCAGGTCAGGGAATGGCTCTGCCGGCTGCCTCCGGTCGAGGACCTGACCGACACCGTCGAAGACGCCGGACGCATCGCGGAAGCGTTCATCGCCATCGATGGTCTCGACCGGTCGCGGGCGGAGGCGCTGGCGCTCGACCTGTCCCGTTCGCACGAGGTCGAGCATTGGGCCCTGCGCCTTCTCGTGCAGGCGCGGATCGCGCTGCTCTGGCAGCCGGACACCACGGTCGCCCTGTCCACCCTCCTCGGCACCGTGTCCGCGTATCCGACGGCGATCTCGGAGACCGGTCTGAACGGCGGCGTCATCGCGCTCGCCGAGGCGGAGCTGCGCCTCCGCGCCGGCGACTACGTGCGGGCGAGAGCGGCGATCACTCGGGCGCGAGGCGCCGCGGTGCACGACGACTGCCCGTACCTCGATGTGGTGGACGCCCGTATCTCTGCTCTCACAGGGCGACGACCGCGCGCGCGGTCGGTCCTCACCGACGTGCTCGCCCGCGACCCGCTACCGCGCATCGCCGTGTCAGCCCGACTGGTCCGCGGGGCTCTCTCCGACAACGATGCGGAGGTCGACAGGGAGGCCGTTCGACACCTCGTCGCGCACTCCGGTTTCGAAGCGGTGAGGGTCCTCGTGGATCGAGCGAGTTGGGAGGGGACGAGCGACGCTCTCCGGGAGCGCAACGACGAGGTGATGTTCTCACCGGTCTTCTCCGACGAGTCGACCGACCTCACGCGACGCGAACGTGCCGTGCTGCGTCAGATCGTCGACGGCTCGACCGTCGCGGAGATCGCGGAGGCGGAGCATCTCTCCCCGCACACCGTCAAGAAGCAGCTCCTCGCCGCGTATCGCAAGATCGGCGTCGGCGACCGGGCCGCGGCCGTCGACGCCGTGCACGCGGCTCCGTGGGTCCTCGCGGAGTGA